Genomic window (Larimichthys crocea isolate SSNF unplaced genomic scaffold, L_crocea_2.0 scaffold97, whole genome shotgun sequence):
TCAGCAGCTGGCTTAGCCGCCTCAGCAGGAGCGGGTTTGGGTTCAGCAGCTGGCTTAGCCGCCTCAGCAGGAGCGGGTTTGGGTTCAGCAGCTGGCTTAGCCGCCTCAGCAAGAGCGGGTTTGGGTTCAGCAGCTGGCTTAGCCGCCTCAGCAGGAGCGGGTTTGGGTTCAGCAGCTGGCTTAGTCGCCTCAGCAAGAGCGGGTTTGGGTTCAGCAGCTGGCTTAGCTGCCTCAGCAGGAGCGGGTTTGGGTTCAGCAGCTGGCTTAGCCGCCTCAGCAGGAGCGGGTTTAGCCCCCACAACTAGCTTAGCCTCAGCAGGAGCAGGCTTAGCATCCACAACTGGCTTAGCAGGAGCAGGTTTAGCCTCCACAACTGGCTTAGCCTCAGCAGGAGCAGGCTTAGCCTCCGCAACTGGCTTAGCCTTAGCAGGAGCAGGCTTAGCCTCCACAACTGGCTTAGCAGGAGCAGGTTTAGCCTCCACAACTGGCTTAGCAGGAGCAGGTTTGGGCTCAGCGGCTGGTTTAACAGGCTCAACAGGAGCAGGTTTGGATGCTACTTTAACTTCTGCAGGGGCAATCGCCACCTTAGGAGGAGATATAGCAAGCTTTCCAGCCTCCTTCTCAACAGGACTTTGAACTGGCTTTACAGGGGGGATAAGTGGGGGGAGATCATCATCAGCAGGTACAGGAGCAAGAGCAGCTTTTGGTGCCATAATCTCAACGGATTTGGGAGGGCTAGAAGCAATAGTACCTGAAAATGAAACTGGAGCTGCCACAGCAGGCTTTGAGGTAATCTTAAAAGCAGGCGGGGCTGCAACAGGCTTTGCAGCCACTGGGGCAGGGTTAGCTTCAACTACAGTTTGCTTAGGGGCTGCCTCTGCtggtttttctgctgctgctgctgggacctTGCACTCTTCGGGTGCAGGAGCAGGCGCAAACACCTCCCCTTTCTGAACTTTTCCTTGTTTACCAGCCTTGACCACTTTTGGGGTGAAGCGGTTACCCTGAGCAGAAGAGCTGCCAGGTGAGGCAGCTAGGGGAGATGATGGCATGGGTGAAAGAGGGGTAGAGGAAGTAGATTTTGGTGAGgtgggagaagaggaagaggcagacATAGAGGATCGTTTTCTTCTGCCGGGGACAGCCTTTGGGGCAGAGGAACCCTGTGCACCCTTGGCATCTTTGCCTTTGGACTTTGCAGGGCCAGAAGCTGCCTGGGGTTTCTGGGAGGAAGCTGGGGCAGGAGGTGTAGCTGAATggaaaaatattctttaaatttTTTGGACGGAAAGGGGAAAGTCTTACTCATGCGGGTTAAAATGATCACAAACCAAGACGCAATCTCCTTGCTTGGGGTTAGGAAGAGGACACACCTCTCATAACTTTCGATGCAAACCGTTACTTAAAGATGCACAGTACATACTACTTCCACTCAGAAAACGCATACTATATTTAGTCAAGATGCACTTAGGATGAAATCTTATTTGCAATATCACACTTCCACATAGCAAGGGCTAGACCTTAGTGCATAAATACACCTGCAAATGCATCACTGAGCTGATGCTTCCAGATAGAATTGACACTTTACTGCCGGTTATAGAAAATACCATTTCAGCAAAAAATgtcaatacaaaaataaaacccaccCTGACGAACTTTCTGATACAGTGAAATACCACTGGGACTACGTGGCACGACCTGATCAAACAGGTTGGGACAAAAAGTGTGGCGCACCCATGTTTCACGGAGGATAAACCAACCTGACAGGTGGCGTGTGGAAAGAGGTGGGCCTTCACATTTGGAGATCCCCTTTGATTGAATGCCCTTTGAGAGAAGTGCAACAGGTTCTTCCTTGTGAGGATTTTCATTCTGAGTAACTACAGTGATGTTCACATCTTGAGCTGCATCCGGAGAAGCTTCTACTGCAGCTTTCGGGGAATCAGCTGCCTTCACATCTTCAGTTTTCACACTGACATCTTTGGGAGCAGATGGTTTTGGGTCGTCGGGTAACTTTTCTGCCACTGCTTCAACAGAAGTAACTTTTTGGCTGGCAGATTCTTCAGCAGCTACTACTGGCTCCTTACTTTCGCCCTCTTTAGTTGGAGCTGCTTCTTCGGCTTGTGGCTCTTCTGGGGATGCAACGGAAGCCTCGGCAGAAGGCACGGACGCTCGAGGAACCGGCAAACCAGCTGGATCTCCCGTTGGGTCAGCAGTTGCCTCTTGCAGAGAGACAGGTGTTGCCACCAGCTCTTCAGTTTGCTTGGTCATTTGAGTTGCAGCTACGCCATTTGCTTGATCACCAGTAGTCTGAATGCTAGCTTTTCCTGGAGAGCTTATCTCTTGAGCAGGGACTTGAGAAGTTTCTGGAGGATTCCCCAGAGTGATCACTTTGCTGACTGTAGAAGCAGCCACATCAGGAGAAGCAGAAGGATTCAATACCTCTGAAGGCGATGAAGAAATGGTAGCAGGATGAAGCAAAATCACAGTGGTTGTTTGGGAAGCAATTCACTTCATGGATATACTGTGAcgtgaaaaaaaatgtgctccacacgtgaagaaaaacaaggagtTTGTGAAAAATTCAGTGCTGTGGAGGTGGCTCTTGGTTTGACAACGTCAAAAGAGGCCATGCACtcaaaagggggaaaaaaaaaaagtccccaaCTCCATGCAGTGGTTAAGTGGTAATTAAGTGACAGAAGATCTCCtttatttcaaaaataaactataaaaactaTCTAACTCAAACAGAGTTAATTGAACAGCACTGCATTTTTACAGCAAAAATTATTCTACGAATcgattttttttataaaggcATTTTATTCAAGTCCACTGTGGTCAGCATTTATAGAGGGCACAAATGCCCCAATAATGTTGACCGAACACTTGCCTTAGTTTTAAGTAGTGTCTGGTACTGACCCATCTGAGGTTAAAGCTGCATCAGTACCACACCGTTAAGGGAACACGTTTTGTGAAATTGGATGTCCTTGCATAAATAATGTCTAAGCCCAAaataagaacacaaaacaaaatactggCCTCTGTATTTTACCGCTTGAGAAGCATTTTCACAAGCACAGTGAAGACTGTACAACTCAAACCAAATTTAAAAAGTGGTTTATTTCACTGCCCAGGATAGTAATAATTATCACTTGTGTAAATACCAGCCAATGAAGGACTatattaaacttaaataaatgatgctgtgcaattttttttttttattcaactttaatAATTAAGACTGTTAGATTAACAATTAGTACTAAGCTTAACCCTACAGTAACTACACCTGACTATACAATGATTTAAGCCAAACCAGTGACATCCCCTTTGGGTCCACAAACTCACCCGGAAAAACAGGGCTTAAAAGATTACTCTTTATCCTTACACAAGTAATACAGAGCAGTCAAAACTCCCTTTGTCACTTAATAAAGCCATGGGCTATGGATGGCTTCATTTCATTCACTCAGTGGTACaaacacagttaaaataaaaaaaaaagtttcaaaactACCTCAGTATATGAATCATCCTGCTACAGTGGATGGCTCCTGCTTGATAAGCCACCCTGTTTCTCTTGTGTACAAGTCAGTCCCTGTCCCTcccatgaataaaaacaactctCTTACAGACCATCTctagagagaaaacactgaggtGTAAACTGGTCAAAAGTGATGCCCAATGCTATAAAAATCACTTAACATAAACCTTTAATTTACACATCCAGCCATCAACTAACACTGATCCTTTCTTCACTTTATTGGCAATTTTATAAACTAACTTTTGGTCAAAAGGGCACCATGTACAATTTTGTACATGCGTAGAAATACTTGAAAAAtgtagaatatatatatatatatatatatatatatatatagataaaatgaaaataactttgCTACAATGGGGTTTTATCATCAGCTGTGCCAGCGCTGACAAGGCTTTGAGGCAACACAGGGTGGCTTTTTCTGGACATCGTTTGTgcacaggggggaaaaaaaaaactcacactcATCATGCATTGTGTGCTAAATCCAGTTGTCAGTGTAAGTCATCACACACCATTGTGagtttgtgtaaataaaaataaagagagcaGGGGGTCCTGGATCTTTTTCAAACCAAAGAGTATCAGCACTTCAGAAAGCAAACTAGTGTTACAAATATCCCCCGGCACATGGCTGTGGACAGTCAGAGTAACTATCACCTGTTACGTCAACTCAGTGCCCGGCCAGCTGAATCAACACCATGAGCCTGTCCTACTCAacatataccttttttttttctttttaaagtccagGACCCCCGTTACTACTTAATATGCAGTAATACATGCGCGTTTATGAGAAGTACAAATATATACGAACCAGTCTCCACTTGAGGCTGCTGCATCTCCTGCTCTGTGACTGGGACCGTTTCTGTGGCTTCACCAGGCATGGTTGCTGCTCAGGAAGATAAATTACAGGTTATTTACCTTTACTTAACTTTAAGTGGTGTTAAACAAGTAAACCCTAATGTTAGCACGCTTTTAGTCTAGACTTGTAGAGCCCATGCTTTATCTGGTGCTCTCTATTGAAGCGACGTTTAGCCGCAGTTAGCTCCGTTAGGTAGCCGGCTCTGTCACACTCAACACGGGGCAACAAGTACCAAGGCGTACCGTGACAGTTCAGCCCTGTTTGAGCTGATTAAAAACAGTCATCCAGCTGTCACTGAAGTCTAACAGACATACACATCTGATCACTGAGCTCGTTGCGGCCTTGACAGGCTGCCTGCTGGTACTCTGGTAGTCATCATGTTCCCCCATTTTGAGCAGGTAAGCCGCGGTACAACGGCAGATATCTCTGGAGGGAGACGCCAGAGCGGGGTAATAATAGCACTGGCCCGGTAGTCTAACTCTGCTTTAACACATAAAACCCTCGGTGAAGACGGTGATATACGAAAAACAGCTGGATGATGTTGGATTATCGGCGGAGACACTTACCGACTCGGGACACTATATCCAAGATGGCTGTAAGAGAGAACTTCTGACCCCAGCCGCGCGGTAATATCCGGTTTACAGCGGCGGGTTCTACATCCGGGTCATTTAAAGgaacaatctgttttttttaacgtgaAATTAGAAAAACGTCAAAATACAGCAACTACAACAGATTAAAATAAGTGTTTTACTCTATCTACtctagatttagatttaacatttagatttaacatttagatctaacatttagatttagatgtAACTTTtaggtgtaacatttaacatttgtatttaaatatttaaaatatctctaagttgacaaatattgttgtgttacaaaaacatcaaaatacagCACACaattaaacagattaaaataagTATTTTACTCTATCTACTCtatagatttagatttaacatttagatttatcatttagatttagatttaacattaacatttgtatttaaacatttaaaatatctctaagttgacaaatgttgttgtaaatgtgcaaaaaagtaattctcaaaaattcacaccagttttttaaacattgtttgaagctaaatgtgacaaaaattgttgctgttattttcagcgtgagccgctttacaaacggcaccccatattACTCAAGTATGATATTTAAATACAAGTTTGAGGGTTTGCACTtgcaatttttattttatgctactttttacttctaaaaagaaaaaacatatttttttgcaaagtAAAGAGTACAATTTTATTTACGcttcatttaaattatatttttcttttatttatagaaatattAGTCAAAACAACTATACTGGTTAAAGCTAAAAGAGCTGAACCAAATACTCCACAAATTACTGGCCTTAggggtgttggttagctcagttgatAGAGCATCCCATGTACTATGGCTCAGTCCTTTGccgcagtggcccagggttcaaatctgacctgcagcacttttgctgcatgtcattccccatctctcttcccacattcctgtcactcttcagctgtctttttcaaataaaagcttgaaaaaggccaaaaacaattatttactattattactCCACTATACTTCTGaggaaaatattgtaaaatgtacTCCAATACACACGCtgctttatataaaaataaaaagtgtatgtgtgtgtgtatactgtgtgtatatataaattaaaaaaatccccTTCTCACCCTACGGTGGGTGGTGGTGTATCTTCCTCGAGCttgggtcctctaccagaggcctggcagcatgagggttctgcgcagtatcttagctgttcctaggactgcacaCTTCTGGATGGAGACCTCAGGTGTTGTACCTGGAATCTGCTGTAGCCACTCCTCCAGTTTGTGGAGGTTTCCTCTTTCAGCCCTTGGTATTTCTCGATCTTCTCGTGTTCCTTCTTCCTAATATTGCTGTCACTGGGAATTGCTATAtcatcttcttctgttgtttgtccacCACCCTgatgtctggttggttagccatCACCAAGTGTATTGCCAGGTGAAAACAGACTTTGGTAGTGGAAGATACTGCTGAATattgatttacattttgatcACAGCGGCACCTTTAACCTTCATATCTAATGTATTGCActgttaaacatttaatgtttaactGTGAACTAAGAATGATAATGATAGAAGTATTCAGCAAGTCTTATATCCATAACCTATTTCacatgtttcccttttttgtaagtcactttggataaaagcactcgcaaaatgactaaatgaaaatgtaaccTAGTGTCCATGACATATCTGTGAAAGATGTAGGTTTTGTAAAATAACATCTTTATTGAGGATGTAGGAGTATTGGTATACAGTTTCTCACGTTTACTGagaataaatgtcaaacataaTTGTACAAAAAAGACTGACGTGGAGCCCAACACACCCGATTGCTTGCTAGATAAGTTAAACAACTAAATGTACAAAAACCTCTTCTGTACTTCTCTTCTGAAGTAGTTGAAATACCAGATTCATTGTACAAACATTTATTGACATtaactgtacaaaaacaaaagtagacaacaaacagacaaatataagACTGACATTGTACTTGGAAAATCTTCCAGTAAGGAGATTGATAAATGTATTATCATGAGTCCCATAAGAgtataataaaacagaattgAAGGAAATTATTGGTCATCAGAAAAATTTCAACATGAAGCCTCCAAAACGTTGTGACAGGGAGCTATTTACGATGTCTCGTCTATATCTGATGTCTGACTGTTGATCCACTTCAAAATTCTTTCTGAAgatctaaaagtaaaaaaggacGAGGAAAAATCGATTacataaaagaaagagaaaaaaaattcacTCATTTCATCTGCTGAGAACAAAACGTACCACTTTTTCTGAGAAGATCTCCTTTCCACGAACGAGCCATTCCATCCAGGAACCGATCAAAGTATTTGACGTACTTCCCCAGGCTCGTTTTTTTGTAATctgtgaagaaaaataataatgagtGAGCGGGTTCTCTGATAATTCACAATAAACTAAAACTGCATTAGTTCTCATTGGTGGTTATGCTACtttgttatataaaaatgaacCATCCTGTCCACCACTGACAGACTAGAGGCACAGAGACTGGATATTTAAGAAGACATAAAAAGCTGATTGTGAAAGGGGCcagttattatttttgttgtttttgtctctttgtatatgtgaaatatataataaattcaAGAGAATCTGTTACCTTCTACTGGCCTACTTAAAACTTTAAGACAAGAAAGGTAAAGCTCTTCTGTGTGACACAATAAGCCTGAAATTCAGAGTTTCACCTCTGATCTTTCGTCGCTCTGCTCCATCTTTCTCGTTCTCCTTGTCCTTGATGTCCTCTGACTTCTCATCCTCTTCGCCCATCCTGGGTCGATCCAGCTCTTCACAGATCAGACTAAGAAAATCGAAAAGGTTAAACCTCAGCTCTGATTTTATATGTGGCACCACATAAGAGCGTGAGCCTTTTAATTACCTGATTGTGGGCACAGCAAAGGGATCAAACGTATCCAGTTCTTTGATGTCCATGGGAACAGAGATGCGTCCTGAGCAGAGTTGAACAGAAAGAAATCACAGTGAGACTCAGTATTCGTGAGGCCATCTTTATTAAATCTTGTTAGATCTGTGCTCACCTGTTTTGGGATGGACACTGAAGGGGCTCTTCAGCAAGTGGTTCACCCCTTTACTGACATTTACATCGAGCCGTGGGTAACAATACTGCAGCATGATCTCTTTCTCAAAGTGTTGGCCCTTCTTGGCAGTGCTCTGGAGGAAGAAAGATTATGTCATTGTGCTTGTGTTTATCATAAATCGTCTCACCTAGTTTATTTATC
Coding sequences:
- the naca gene encoding nascent polypeptide-associated complex subunit alpha isoform X3; translated protein: MPGEATETVPVTEQEMQQPQVETEVLNPSASPDVAASTVSKVITLGNPPETSQVPAQEISSPGKASIQTTGDQANGVAATQMTKQTEELVATPVSLQEATADPTGDPAGLPVPRASVPSAEASVASPEEPQAEEAAPTKEGESKEPVVAAEESASQKVTSVEAVAEKLPDDPKPSAPKDVSVKTEDVKAADSPKAAVEASPDAAQDVNITVVTQNENPHKEEPVALLSKGIQSKGISKCEGPPLSTRHLSGSGTESDSDDSVPELEEQDSAQTQTQQAQLAAAAEIDEEPVSKAKQSRSEKKARKAMSKLGLRQVTGVTRVTIRKSKNILFVITKPDVYKSPASDTYIVFGEAKIEDLSQQAQLAAAEKFKVQGEAVSNIQENTQTPTVQEESEEEEVDETGVEVKDIELVMSQANVSRAKAVRALKNNNNDIVNAIMELTM